The Vicia villosa cultivar HV-30 ecotype Madison, WI linkage group LG1, Vvil1.0, whole genome shotgun sequence genome includes a region encoding these proteins:
- the LOC131644705 gene encoding ABC transporter B family member 29, chloroplastic-like yields the protein MYDPPNLIHILIPIEQFLNHKILIPIPISISSSTNIMPISYSYSYSHSHSLSSSFIHPKLNPNLRPIQTQSPTQNNRQFPNLKLQSSLRTNHTIHFLKPHLISQHKPILYGWLCSAISVYSLSNLLSKFSAITTATTAVDVTQGLALGGLVLVRLIATYAQHALLWEASLNAVYDVRVHVFDRVLQRELGFFEANDAVSSGDVAYRITAEASDLGLTLYALLNTIVPSSLQLSAMIMHMLAISPVLSLISAMVIPCMVLVVAFLGQELRKISKKSHLSVAALSAYLNEMLPAILFVKANNAELLESARFRRLALADSSAKLNKKRMKAVIPQVIQAIYFGVLSILCAGSVVISKGSFDRRSLVSFVTSLLFLIEPIQDVGKAYNEWRQGEPAIERLFAMTKFKNKVVEKPDAVDLDHVTGDLKFCDVSFKYNDGLPVILNGLNLHVRTGEIVAIVGPSGGGKTTLAKLLLRLYDPISGSILIDNQNIQDIRLRSLRKHVGVVSQDITLFSGTVAENIGYRDLTTKIDMERVKRVAQTAYADEFIRKLPEGYKTNIGPRGSTLSGGQRQRLAIARAFYQNSSILILDEATSALDSKSELLVRQAVERLMENRTVLVISHRLETVMMAKRIFLLDNEKLEELPRSTMLNGHMDSLLSSGRII from the exons ATGTATGATCCTCCCAATTTAATCCACATACTCATTCCAATAGAGCAATTTTTAAACCACAAGATTCTCATTCCCATTCCAATTTCCATTTCCTCATCAACAAACATAATGCCAATTTCATATTcttattcatattcacattcacattcactctcATCATCATTCATTCATCCAAAGCTAAACCCAAACCTCCGTCCAATCCAAACCCAATCCCCAACCCAAAATAACCGCCAATTCCCGAACCTGAAACTCCAAAGCTCCCTCCGAACCAACCACACAATCCACTTCCTAAAACCGCATCTAATCTCCCAACACAAACCAATCCTCTACGGCTGGCTCTGCAGCGCTATCTCCGTCTACTCCCTCTCCAACCTCCTCTCAAAATTCTCCGCCATCACCACCGCCACAACCGCCGTCGATGTCACACAGGGACTCGCGCTCGGCGGTTTGGTTCTTGTTCGGTTGATTGCCACGTACGCGCAGCATGCGCTTCTTTGGGAAGCTTCGCTTAATGCGGTTTACGATGTTCGCGTTCACGTTTTCGATCGTGTGCTTCAGAGGGAGCTTGGATTTTTTGAAGCTAACGACGCCGTTTCGAGTGGGGATGTTGCGTATAGGATTACTGCTGAAGCTTCCGATCTTGGCCTCACGTTATACGCTCTTCTTAAT ACCATAGTACCTAGTTCTCTGCAATTGTCTGCAATGATAATGCATATGTTGGCTATAAGTCCTGTCCTTTCTTTGATTTCAGCCATG GTTATTCCTTGTATGGTTCTAGTTGTTGCCTTTCTTGGTCAAGAACTTCGCAAGATATCTAAGAAGTCACATCTTAGCGTTGCTGCTCTCTCAGCATATCTAAATGAG atgcTGCCCGCGATTCTCTTTGTGAAAGCAAACAATGCAGAGTTGCTTGAGAGTGCCAGGTTTAGGAGACTGGCCCTGGCGGACAGTTCTGCAAAGCTGAACAAAAAAAGGATGAAAGCAGTCATTCCCCAGGTTATACAGGCTATTTACTTTGGAGTTCTTTCCATACTTTGCGCAGGTTCGGTGGTTATTTCAAAAGGTTCATTTGATCGCCGTAGCTTGGTTTCATTCGTGACTTCATTGCTTTTCTTGATCGAGCCTATTCAG GATGTAGGAAAAGCTTACAATGAATGGAGGCAGGGAGAACCAGCTATTGAACGCCTGTTTGCTATGACCAAGTTCAAAAATAAG GTAGTTGAGAAACCAGATGCTGTTGATTTGGACCATGTTACAGGGGACCTGAAATTTTGTGATGTATCCTTTAAGTATAATGATGGCTTGCCCGTAATCTTAAATGGATTGAATCTTCACGTTCGGACAGGAGAAATAGTTGCTATCGTAGGTCCGTCGGGGGGAGGGAAAACAACACTCGCGAAACTGTTGCTTCGGCTTTATGATCCTATATCTG GTTCTATACTGATTGATAACCAAAACATCCAAGACATTCGTTTGCGGAGTTTAAGAAAACACGTCGGTGTAGTTTCTCAAGATATA ACACTTTTTTCAGGTACAGTTGCTGAAAACATTGGTTATAGGGACCTGACAACAAAAATCGACATGGAGAGAGTAAAACGGGTAGCTCAAACTGCTTATGCAGATGAGTTTATTAGAAAACTTCCAGAAGGTTACAAAACCAATATTGGACCAAGGGGCTCAACTTTAAGTGGAGGCCAAAGGCAAAG GTTGGCTATTGCAAGGGCTTTCTATCAAAACTCTTCTATTTTGATTCTCGATGAGGCAACTTCTGCCTTAGATAGTAAGTCTGAGTTATTAGTGAGGCAAGCTGTGGAGCGTTTAATGGAGAATCGCACG GTGCTTGTGATTTCGCATCGCTTGGAAACTGTTATGATGGCGAAACGAATATTCCTTTTGGATAATGAAAAGCTAGAAGAGCTGCCTCGATCAACTATGTTGAACGGTCATATGGATTCATTGCTATCATCTGGGCGTATTATTTGA